In Candidatus Hydrogenedentota bacterium, a single window of DNA contains:
- a CDS encoding sigma-70 family RNA polymerase sigma factor produces MLRGESDAEIIRKTLAGNRHAFEALIQRYNRMAYAVAFARLGNHQDAEDAAQEGWLQAFSTLNRLRDPERFPAWLAIIVRNVSVNAGRNRWRRSSLEEVGDTLVVDFRESMENADIHRALWAQIATMTPDFREVLTLHYHAGLSTEEIADWTGLSRETVKKRLQRARSALSE; encoded by the coding sequence ATGCTACGCGGGGAATCGGATGCGGAGATCATTCGAAAAACACTGGCGGGCAACCGCCATGCTTTTGAGGCGCTGATTCAGCGATACAACCGGATGGCGTATGCCGTGGCCTTCGCGCGCCTCGGCAACCATCAGGACGCGGAAGACGCCGCTCAGGAAGGATGGTTGCAGGCCTTCTCGACCTTGAACCGTCTTCGCGATCCGGAACGATTCCCCGCGTGGCTGGCGATTATCGTGCGCAACGTCAGTGTGAATGCCGGACGCAACCGGTGGCGCAGAAGCTCCTTGGAAGAAGTGGGAGATACGCTGGTGGTGGACTTCCGTGAAAGTATGGAAAACGCAGACATACACCGCGCGCTGTGGGCCCAGATTGCCACGATGACTCCCGACTTCCGGGAAGTGCTCACCCTCCATTACCATGCAGGGCTTAGCACGGAAGAAATCGCGGACTGGACCGGCCTATCCCGCGAAACCGTTAAGAAGCGGCTGCAGCGCGCGCGCAGCGCCTTGAGCGAAC